TCTCATGCAGCAGGCAGTTCATGCCGTGGCGGCGTGCCGTGCTCTTGAGAATGGTCATGATCAGCTGCTGGTGATCCGTGGCCACGTTGGCCGCCTCGAAGAACGGGGCGATTTCGAACTGGCCCGGTGCCACCTCGTTGTGGCGAGTCTTGGCGGGGATGCCCAGCTTGTACAGCTGACGTTCCACGTCCTGCATGTACACCTGCACCCGCTGGGGGATGGCGCCGAAGTAGTGGTCGTCGAACTGCTGGCCCTTGGCAGAGGGCTTGCCGAACAGGGTGCGGCCGGCCAGGAGAAGGTCGGGACGCAGGGGGACGTAGGCGCTGTCGATGAGGAAGTATTCCTGCTCAGCGCCGCAGCTGGAGTTGACCGGGGCCACCTCGGTTTCACCCAGCAGCCGCAGCAGGCGCTGGGCCTGCTTGTTCATGGCGGCGTTGGAGCGCAGCAGGGGGGTCTTCTTGTCGAGGGCCTCGCCGGTCCAGGAGATGAAGACGGTGGGGATGCAGAGCGTGAGACCGTTGGGGGTCTCCATCAGGAAGGCTGGGCTGGTGATGTCCCAGGCGGTGTAGCCGCGGGCCTCGAAGGTGGTGCGGATGCCGCCGCTCGGGAACGAGGAGCCGTCGGGCTCGCCCTGCACCAGCACCTTGCCGGTGAATTCAGTGATCACCGAGCCATCCGCCTGAACCGAGATGAAGCCGTCGTGCTTCTCGGCGGTCGCGTTGGTGAGTGGGTAGAAGACGTGGGCGTAGTAGAGAGCGCCGCGGCCGGTCGCCCACTCCTTCATCGCCTGGGCCACCACGTTGGCGACGGAGACGTCGAGCTTGCCGTTCTCCTTGATGGTGCGCTGCACCGACTTGAAAATGTCCTTGGGCAGGGCCGCCTTCATCTTGGCCAGGCTGAACACGTCGCTGGCCCAGAGCTCATCGAGGGACTCGATGGGGGGGGTCACCACCGGCGGGCGCTGGTGAATCTCCTGAATGGCGGCGAAGCGTTGGGGGCTGGGCATGGAAACAGCGTTGGTCGGCTGGAGGGTATCCAATCCTTGCGTCCTGCCCCATGGGTGGTGCCGTTGATACAGAACGGCAGGTTGCCCAGCGGCCGGGCCGAACCCTCAGCTCAGGTACGAGCGGATTGCCGGCCGGCACCAGAACACCAGTGCCGTCAGGGTGAGACCCCAGGCCAGGGGAGCTGCCACGGCCAGCAGGAGGCGCTCCTCGCCCACCAGGGTCATCCGCACGATGCCGTAGGCCATCTCAATCGCCAGATCCAGCGACAGCGCCACAATCGCCAGCACCTGGCCCCACAGCCGCCACTTCAGCAACGCGACGCAAGCCAGCACCCCCAGGGCCACCGCGGGCAGCACGGCGCTGGTGTAAACGACGACATTGGCCGTTCTCCAGATGCTGCTGAGCAGGATCGCCGCCAGGCCCAGCGGCAGGACCAGCAGGTTGGCCACCAGGCCGATCCAGGCCAGGACGCGATAGCCCCGTGGTGGCTGGAGTTCCGCCAGGGCGGCCGGTGTCGTCAAGAGCGTCTGCATCCCTGTGATTGTCTCAGTTGCGGTCGGGAAGGGCGCCGTCCCGGTCGGATCGAAACACCAGGTCAAGGTCCGGCATCACCTGAGCCGCGATCGCCACCAGCGTCTCGAACAGTTGCTTGGTGTGGGGCGCGCCGGCCCCCATGGCTTCCCGACTCATCAGCACCAGTTCCAGCACAGGCCCATCCGCCTTGGCCTGCACGTCGGCGATCAGCTGCAGCCGCAGCATCTCGTGCTCCCCCCGGACCATGGCACTGAGGTGGGCGGGGGAGCGATGCTCCACCTCGGCGTGAAACCGCTGGATCAGGGGATCGAGGCGACCGATGAGTTCAGGTGGCGGCAGCGGCTGCCGGGGCCGGAAGAGGAGCAGAAAACGGGCCATGACGTCCGGCTGTTGTCCCCATCCTGAAGCCGGGGCGAGGAAGTGCACCACCGTGCCAGCCAGCTCCCCTCAGCGCAGCTCGAACAGCAGCAGATCTGCCCCAACGGCGCCGGCCTCGAAGCTGTCGGCTGGGGCCGCCGGAAAGCCGAGTCCGTCGCCCCGCTGCATAGGCTGCCCGAAGGCTGACCCCTGGCCAGAGATCAGCTGCAACCAGCCAGAGGTCCCAGGGGCGATGGCCAGCACCAGGCGCTCTCCTGCCGCAGGTTGTGCCCGCCAGAGCCGCACCCGACGGTTGATGGCGAGGGCCCCCTGGTGTCCATCCGGATCCAGCAGCGGTGTCCAGCCGGGCTGGAGCCGGAACGGTTCCTGGCGATAGGCCGGGGGGTGGCCCGCCCGATCCGGCTCGATCCAGATCTGCAGCAGCCGGCAGGGGCTCTCGCCCTGGTTCATCTCGCTGTGCACCACGCCGGTGCCGGCGCTCATCGCCTGCACCTCTCCGGCCCGCAGCACCTCGCTGTGGCCCATGGAGTCGTGGTGGTTGAGCTGGCCGTCCACCATCACCGTGACGATCTCCATGTCCCGGTGCGGATGCATGCCGAAGCCGCGGCCGGCGGCGATCGTGTCGTCGTTGATCACCCGCAGCGGCCCGAACCCCATCCAGGCCGGATCGTGGTGGTGGGAGAAGGAGAAGCTGTGCCAGCTGTCCAGCCAGTCGAGCTGGCTGTGGAAGCGCTCGCCGGCGGGTCGGAAGACAATGGTCATGGGGTGGGGTTTCAGGGTTGGATCAGTTCCATGCGCTGGAGGCGGTGGACGATGTCGTCGATGCTGCTGTCCTTGGC
Above is a window of Cyanobium sp. AMD-g DNA encoding:
- a CDS encoding Hepatitis C virus core protein — its product is MQTLLTTPAALAELQPPRGYRVLAWIGLVANLLVLPLGLAAILLSSIWRTANVVVYTSAVLPAVALGVLACVALLKWRLWGQVLAIVALSLDLAIEMAYGIVRMTLVGEERLLLAVAAPLAWGLTLTALVFWCRPAIRSYLS
- a CDS encoding pirin-like bicupin family protein; amino-acid sequence: MTIVFRPAGERFHSQLDWLDSWHSFSFSHHHDPAWMGFGPLRVINDDTIAAGRGFGMHPHRDMEIVTVMVDGQLNHHDSMGHSEVLRAGEVQAMSAGTGVVHSEMNQGESPCRLLQIWIEPDRAGHPPAYRQEPFRLQPGWTPLLDPDGHQGALAINRRVRLWRAQPAAGERLVLAIAPGTSGWLQLISGQGSAFGQPMQRGDGLGFPAAPADSFEAGAVGADLLLFELR